A single window of Coleofasciculus sp. FACHB-T130 DNA harbors:
- the psb28 gene encoding photosystem II reaction center protein Psb28, protein MAQIQFSRGINEEVIPDVKLTRSKSGAHGTATFYFESPNAFNTETSGEITGMYMVDEEGELLTREVKGVFVNGQAKDLQATYLMKSPEEWDRFMRFMQRYAKDHGLELSQS, encoded by the coding sequence ATGGCTCAAATTCAATTTTCCAGAGGGATCAACGAAGAAGTCATACCGGATGTAAAGCTAACCCGCTCTAAGAGTGGCGCTCATGGCACCGCTACGTTTTATTTTGAAAGTCCCAACGCCTTTAACACCGAAACCTCAGGGGAAATCACTGGGATGTACATGGTTGACGAGGAAGGAGAACTGTTGACGAGAGAAGTCAAGGGCGTATTCGTCAACGGTCAAGCAAAAGACCTCCAAGCAACTTACCTGATGAAGTCTCCTGAAGAATGGGATCGCTTCATGCGCTTCATGCAACGGTATGCAAAAGATCATGGTTTGGAACTTAGCCAGTCCTAA
- a CDS encoding DUF99 family protein: MNLESLLRLNRLIRVIGFDDAPFARRRGGSASIAGIVCAGTRFEGMVWGKVRQDGWNATDTVCKLLLGKKFLPQLHLVLLDGIAFGGFNVIDLPKLAERLELPCVAVMRRQPDLAAVKQAIHHLPQPERRLKLLQRAGGIYTFPPFFFQVCGAEPDVTAAVLQRLTDCGNVPEALRLAHLIGAAVVKGESGRSA; this comes from the coding sequence ATGAATCTTGAATCTTTACTCCGACTCAATCGCCTAATTCGCGTCATCGGCTTCGATGATGCACCGTTCGCACGCCGTAGGGGTGGTAGTGCCTCCATCGCTGGGATCGTTTGTGCAGGCACCCGCTTTGAGGGCATGGTATGGGGAAAGGTGCGGCAAGATGGCTGGAATGCAACTGATACCGTTTGTAAGCTACTGCTCGGTAAAAAGTTCTTGCCGCAATTACACTTAGTGCTGCTCGACGGCATCGCTTTTGGCGGTTTTAACGTAATTGACCTTCCTAAGCTTGCCGAGCGATTGGAACTCCCCTGCGTTGCCGTGATGCGGCGTCAGCCTGATCTAGCCGCTGTCAAACAAGCCATTCACCACTTGCCACAGCCAGAGCGACGGCTCAAGCTTTTGCAGCGTGCTGGTGGAATTTATACCTTCCCGCCATTCTTTTTCCAAGTGTGCGGTGCTGAGCCAGACGTAACCGCTGCGGTGCTGCAACGTCTGACTGACTGCGGCAACGTTCCAGAGGCATTACGTCTGGCGCATTTAATTGGAGCAGCGGTGGTGAAGGGAGAAAGCGGACGTTCGGCGTAA
- the cax gene encoding calcium/proton exchanger has product MSIKKIISYVLLIFVPISIAAEYLGWGSLAIFITSGIAIVPLAIWLSTATEEVAVVTGPSIGALLNAVFGNATELIIALAALNAGLVDIVKASITGTIISNLLLVMGLSMLLGGLRYKEQEFKPIVARVNGSSMTLAAIALILPTTVINTSNGVPLDAIRNLSLTVATVLIVVYALTLLFSLKTHSYLYEVGLVDLDSPNSIGSEAESTAHKPNLWLWIGVLVASTVAVAFESEIFVGVVEEATKGLGLTPLFTGVVLLPLVGGAAEYVTAVNVALKNNMDLSVSVAMGSSLLVALLVAPILVLVGVVIGQPMDLNFNPFEVIAVAIAVTVANLISLDGRSNWLEGVLLLATYIVLGAAFYFHPA; this is encoded by the coding sequence TCCTGCTAATTTTTGTACCCATTTCAATTGCTGCTGAATATTTAGGGTGGGGTTCGCTTGCCATTTTTATTACATCAGGGATCGCTATCGTCCCCCTAGCAATTTGGTTAAGCACTGCGACTGAAGAAGTTGCCGTCGTTACGGGGCCTTCGATTGGTGCATTGTTAAATGCAGTCTTTGGAAATGCAACCGAGCTAATTATTGCTTTAGCAGCTCTAAATGCTGGTTTAGTTGACATTGTTAAAGCAAGTATTACTGGAACAATTATCAGTAATTTACTCCTGGTCATGGGCCTTTCCATGCTTTTAGGAGGACTGCGCTATAAAGAACAGGAATTCAAGCCGATTGTGGCGCGAGTGAATGGTTCCTCGATGACGCTGGCAGCGATCGCCCTTATTTTGCCTACGACGGTCATCAATACCTCAAATGGTGTTCCACTCGATGCAATTCGCAATCTCTCCCTCACAGTTGCCACTGTGTTAATCGTAGTTTATGCTCTGACGTTACTGTTTTCTTTAAAAACTCATAGCTATCTTTACGAGGTGGGATTAGTCGATTTAGACTCACCAAATTCAATCGGTTCTGAAGCTGAATCAACTGCCCACAAACCGAATCTTTGGCTCTGGATTGGTGTGTTAGTAGCCTCTACGGTTGCAGTTGCCTTTGAGTCAGAGATTTTTGTGGGAGTCGTAGAGGAAGCAACAAAGGGTCTGGGATTAACTCCCTTATTTACAGGTGTTGTTCTGTTACCTCTCGTTGGCGGTGCAGCCGAATATGTAACTGCGGTCAACGTTGCTCTCAAAAACAATATGGATTTATCCGTCTCTGTGGCGATGGGGTCTAGTTTATTAGTTGCCCTGCTAGTGGCTCCAATTTTAGTTCTGGTAGGAGTTGTCATTGGTCAACCAATGGATCTCAACTTCAATCCTTTTGAAGTGATTGCGGTAGCGATCGCTGTCACTGTTGCCAATCTTATCAGTCTAGACGGACGCTCTAACTGGTTAGAAGGCGTACTGCTCTTAGCAACCTACATCGTCTTGGGAGCAGCTTTTTACTTTCATCCCGCCTAA